One Apostichopus japonicus isolate 1M-3 chromosome 14, ASM3797524v1, whole genome shotgun sequence genomic window carries:
- the LOC139979868 gene encoding uncharacterized protein translates to MATRSGKEYQRKSASLPDATSKGTPNTKGNLKASSCAAKIGKGSTRSSIKSNKCSTRMSKKSEKLELERQLAMQKIELEFKERELQLKMERLKLQKEMEKTKVLLEVVDESGEDESDEEEDKGSTSFVLDEIPEDGPNDGVTRFLDTMPRPTSVVKEEHQYTLRELVNSFRLPPIRVEQFKGDPLKYPMWISTFDNLIASRANTAAEKLNLLSQHLEGEPLTMISGYLLMQDSVAYDKARKKLHYWYGGDAVISRAFLGKLENWPKINGRDSAGLKRLSNFLDEICAAKGSIHDLGILDYPQENYKIIAKLPLYIESKWRTVIMKYNNNEGHFPSFEVFAKFIAERAEEANIPTFDCHANETVSYQYQRSSNKKSCATIQPKPISCDLCQGDHESVVCEQFQQATLDHRVKWVQKWGLCFGCLKSGHRSKFCKNCLKCTKCQKRHPTELHRDDLPGVTREVSQSKEVASACGTNDGLCTMAIIPVVVKSLKNGRALQTYAFLDPGSSISFCTDQLRQQLGVGGRRARIPIETMAAPYTLETSIVSNLAISNLDGGRDIKLPNVYTKECLPVTREHIPTQKDVDAWDHLRGKVSLRQINADIGLMIGNAVADAYTPLEMITGPHGSPFAQRSLLGWIPWSIVRPGSSLNTHTVNRVEARAVEDHYQLTQLVQQATKVDFPESQGTERLGMSVADKKFVKIIEDGIELVGGRYVIPLPWVDPNSILPNNKGQARKRFEMLERRFRRDPELKIKYVEFMNKMYDRGYMEQVSETSYEGREWYLPHHPVISDKKPGKVRVVFDCAAKQAGVSLNDLLLQGPDITNSLVGVLLRYREEKVAVMADIEGMFLQVVVPPEDRDALRFLWRSNEEEELKIYRMTRHLFGAISSSAIANRALQKTGEDHGHKYSPDVRKAIRDSFYVDDCLATASDSSKAMALAKGLTDLCVQGGFRLTKWMSNSKEVLASIPSDDRAPELKSLDLNQQGIPISRALGVQWSPQTDMLKFEVTPVKRDHTRRGLLSVVCSLFDPLGFVAPFVLPAKMLLQDICRKGLGWDEPIDDASLQIWQRWLCELERLKEWGVQRCVKSDLFAEVVDRQLHVFSDASDTGYGMCAYLRQKDKEGNLQVSLIFARSRVAPLKYTSIPRLELTAATMAARLTSMILFELDVKEVFYWSDSQTVLKYISNDTRRFKAFVANRVSVILDLTNINQWHYVNTHDNPADEASRGQRIDDFLSNKRWTNGPDFLYRSSEEWYTPQDHIASIDDDPELKRVCNVVVERNHACFVDDLIDRCSSYSKLKRVVGTVIKFTKKVRARCRSESVCCHLTVDNLKAAETLILSHEQNRHFEAELKALTSGSEKEINSVMRKSPLRTLDPMLRGGLIVVGGRLRRADLPEETKHQIVIPKSSPVARLIVLETHKSLGHMGKSAILVRLWKNYWVVGAGTIIRSIVGKCTICRKYQAKRGEQKMAALPIERVTSDRPPFDHTGIDMFGPFEIKRGRSVVKRYGLILTCLATRAIHLEILHSADSDSCLNALRRFLCRRGSISSIRSDNGTNFVGTERTLREALKAWNKSDIPDWLAQRGITWEFNPPAASHFGGIWEAMIRVVRKVMNGILKEQTMRLDDEGLATLMCEIENVVNERPLTTVSTHPEDIKPLTPNMLLTMRSCALMPPGVFDRKDVYVRRRWRQVQYLADLFWARWRKEYLPLLQKRQKWFSLKRNIQKGDVVSVVDESLPRNSWLLGRVLETKVDSKGHVRSCCIKTQHSTLERPIHKLCLLLECEGKSNYPFSHQFS, encoded by the coding sequence ATGGCAACAAGATCAGGCAAAGAATATCAAAGGAAGTCAGCAAGCTTACCTGATGCTACCAGTAAGGGAACTCCCAACACAAAAGGAAACCTCAAGGCCAGCTCCTGTGCTGCTAAAATTGGAAAAGGTTCCACTCGATCATCAATAAAGAGCAACAAGTGTTCTACTCGCATGTCAAAGAAAAGCGAGAAGCTCGAGTTGGAACGACAACTAGCAATGCAGAAGATTGAGCTGGAGTTTAAGGAAAGGGAACTCCAACTGAAGATGGAAAGATTGAAGCTCCAGAAAGAGATGGAGAAGACTAAGGTACTACTGGAAGTGGTTGATGAAAGTGGGGAAGACGAATCGGATGAGGAAGAAGACAAAGGGTCAACCTCGTTCGTTCTAGATGAGATTCCTGAAGATGGACCCAATGACGGTGTCACAAGATTCCTCGATACAATGCCCCGTCCAACTTCGGTGGTTAAAGAAGAACACCAATACACGCTGAGAGAGTTAGTCAACTCATTTCGACTGCCTCCCATAAGAGTGGAGCAGTTCAAAGGTGACCCTTTGAAATATCCAATGTGGATCAGTACATTCGACAACCTCATTGCATCACGAGCGAACACCGCTGCTGAGAAGCTGAACCTACTTAGTCAACACCTTGAGGGGGAACCACTCACCATGATAAGTGGCTACCTGCTTATGCAAGATAGTGTTGCATATGACAAGGCACGTAAGAAATTGCATTATTGGTATGGAGGGGATGCTGTGATCAGCCGTGCATTTCTAGGAAAGCTGGAAAATTGGCCTAAAATCAACGGGCGAGATTCTGCTGGTTTGAAGAGGTTATCGAATTTCCTTGATGAAATATGTGCAGCTAAAGGGTCAATTCATGACTTGGGGATCCTAGACTACCCCCAGGAAAACTACAAGATAATTGCTAAGCTACCCTTGTACATCGAAAGCAAATGGCGGACAGTTATTATGAAGTACAACAACAACGAAGGCCATTTCCCTTCTTTTGAGGTGTTTGCCAAGTTTATTGCTGAAAGGGCAGAAGAGGCCAACATCCCAACGTTTGATTGCCATGCTAATGAAACTGTCTCATACCAGTATCAGAGATCATCCAACAAGAAATCCTGTGCCACAATACAGCCAAAGCCTATCTCTTGCGACCTATGCCAGGGAGATCATGAATCTGTGGTCTGCGAGCAATTCCAGCAGGCGACGCTTGACCATAGAGTTAAGTGGGTTCAAAAATGGGGACTTTGTTTTGGATGCCTTAAGTCGGGTCATAGATCCAAGTTTTGTAAGAATTGCCTGAAATGCACTAAGTGTCAGAAACGACACCCTACAGAGCTTCACAGAGATGATCTGCCAGGTGTAACGAGAGAAGTAAGTCAGTCCAAAGAAGTTGCGTCGGCGTGTGGAACTAATGATGGGTTGTGCACGATGGCTATAATCCCAGTGGTTGTTAAGTCCTTAAAGAACGGCCGGGCTCTGCAGACATATGCATTCTTAGATCCGGGTTCGAGCATATCCTTTTGCACAGATCAACTAAGACAACAGTTAGGTGTTGGAGGACGAAGAGCAAGGATACCAATTGAAACTATGGCTGCGCCATATACTCTTGAAACCAGCATAGTTTCTAACTTGGCGATCAGTAACTTGGATGGGGGCAGAGACATCAAGCTGCCCAATGTCTACACCAAGGAATGCCTCCCTGTGACTAGAGAACACATACCGACGCAAAAGGATGTTGATGCCTGGGACCATCTCAGGGGCAAGGTCTCACTGAGACAGATTAATGCAGATATCGGCTTGATGATAGGGAACGCCGTTGCCGATGCGTATACACCACTTGAGATGATTACAGGGCCGCATGGCTCACCCTTTGCCCAACGTTCTCTACTGGGTTGGATCCCGTGGAGCATTGTGAGACCAGGTTCGTCCTTGAATACTCACACCGTAAACAGAGTAGAGGCGAGAGCAGTCGAGGACCATTATCAATTGACCCAATTGGTCCAACAAGCCACAAAGGTAGACTTCCCTGAGAGCCAAGGAACAGAGAGACTTGGGATGTCAGTAGCAGATAAGAAATTTGTCAAGATTATCGAGGATGGTATCGAGTTGGTAGGAGGGCGTTATGTCATTCCCTTGCCATGGGTGGATCCAAATTCGATCCTACCCAATAACAAAGGACAAGCTAGGAAGAGGTTCGAAATGCTAGAAAGACGGTTTCGACGAGACCCAGAGCTGAAAATTAAGTATGTAGAGTTCATGAACAAGATGTACGATCGTGGCTACATGGAACAAGTTAGTGAGACCTCGTACGAGGGTAGGGAGTGGTATCTTCCCCACCATCCCGTTATCAGTGACAAGAAACCAGGCAAAGTAAGGGTCGTCTTCGATTGTGCAGCCAAACAAGCCGGCGTCTCCCTGAACGACCTACTTCTACAAGGGCCGGACATCACAAACAGCCTGGTGGGTGTTCTTCTCAGGTATAGGGAAGAGAAAGTTGCGGTCATGGCCGATATCGAAGGAATGTTCCTTCAAGTTGTTGTACCACCTGAGGATCGTGATGCCCTCAGATTTCTGTGGAGGAGcaatgaagaagaagaattaaagATTTACAGGATGACCCGTCACCTCTTTGGAGCCATATCATCATCGGCCATTGCCAACAGGGCACTTCAGAAGACAGGAGAAGACCATGGACACAAATATAGTCCTGATGTACGGAAGGCTATCCGGGATTCATTTTACGTAGACGACTGTCTGGCAACAGCTTCAGACAGTTCCAAGGCCATGGCATTAGCAAAGGGCCTGACTGATCTGTGTGTTCAAGGCGGGTTCAGACTCACGAAATGGATGTCGAATAGTAAGGAGGTACTAGCCTCTATCCCCAGCGACGATCGAGCTCCAGAGTTGAAGTCATTAGATCTCAACCAGCAGGGCATTCCAATCAGCCGTGCCCTTGGTGTACAGTGGTCACCGCAGACTGATATGCTAAAGTTTGAAGTAACACCTGTGAAAAGGGATCACACAAGGAGAGGCCTGTTGTCTGTTGTATGTTCTCTCTTTGACCCTCTCGGATTTGTAGCTCCCTTTGTGTTGCCAGCAAAGATGCTACTGCAAGATATATGTCGCAAGGGTTTGGGATGGGATGAACCCATCGATGATGCTTCCCTGCAGATTTGGCAGCGTTGGTTGTGCGAGTTGGAGCGACTGAAGGAATGGGGTGTCCAAAGATGTGTGAAGTCTGATTTGTTTGCTGAGGTTGTTGACAGACAGCTGCATGTCTTCTCTGATGCCAGTGATACGGGTTATGGTATGTGTGCCTACCTTCGTCAAAAGGACAAAGAGGGCAATCTACAGGTTTCACTAATATTTGCTAGGAGCAGAGTCGCCCCCTTGAAGTACACATCGATTCCTCGCCTCGAGTTGACAGCTGCTACAATGGCTGCACGCCTTACCAGTATGATCTTGTTTGAGCTGGACGTGAAAGAAGTGTTCTACTGGTCTGATAGTCAGACTGTACTAAAGTACATTAGCAACGACACTCGCAGATTCAAAGCATTTGTCGCCAATAGAGTGTCGGTGATCTTGGATCTCACAAATATCAACCAGTGGCATTACGTCAACACTCATGACAATCCAGCCGATGAAGCATCCCGAGGCCAACGCATTGATGATTTCCTCAGTAATAAGAGATGGACAAATGGACCAGATTTCCTGTATCGGTCAAGTGAGGAATGGTACACCCCACAAGACCATATTGCATCGATAGACGACGACCCTGAGTTAAAGAGAGTGTGTAATGTGGTCGTCGAAAGAAACCATGCCTGCTTTGTTGACGACTTGATTGATAGGTGTTCGAGTTACTCCAAGCTCAAAAGAGTAGTGGGCACAGTCATCAAATTTACGAAGAAGGTGCGAGCGAGATGCCGGTCTGAATCTGTTTGCTGCCACTTGACTGTAGATAATTTGAAGGCTGCAGAAACGCTCATTCTTTCCCATGAGCAAAACAGGCACTTTGAGGCAGAGTTGAAAGCCCTAACCAGTGGTTCGGAGAAAGAAATCAACTCAGTGATGAGGAAAAGTCCATTGCGAACACTAGACCCCATGTTGCGAGGTGGTCTAATTGTCGTTGGAGGTAGATTGAGAAGGGCTGATTTACCTGAAGAAACCAAGCATCAGATAGTCATACCTAAGAGTTCACCAGTTGCCCGTCTTATAGTTCTGGAAACGCACAAGTCATTGGGTCACATGGGCAAGTCTGCCATCCTCGTGAGACTGTGGAAGAATTATTGGGTAGTCGGTGCCGGAACTATCATCCGAAGTATAGTTGGCAAATGCACCATATGCAGAAAGTACCAAGCCAAAAGAGGTGAACAAAAGATGGCTGCTCTACCAATTGAAAGGGTAACAAGTGACAGGCCGCCATTTGATCATACCGGTATTGACATGTTTGGTCCATTTGAGATCAAAAGAGGAAGGAGTGTAGTCAAAAGATATGGACTCATACTCACTTGTTTAGCCACAAGGGCCATACACCTTGAGATCCTGCACTCGGCTGACAGTGACAGCTGCTTGAATGCGCTGAGAAGATTTCTGTGCAGGAGAGGATCAATAAGTAGCATTCGAAGCGATAATGGTACCAATTTTGTTGGTACGGAGAGAACTTTGAGAGAAGCATTGAAGGCTTGGAACAAAAGCGACATCCCTGACTGGCTGGCCCAGCGAGGTATCACATGGGAGTTTAACCCTCCTGCCGCCTCCCACTTTGGTGGCATTTGGGAAGCTATGATAAGAGTTGTTAGGAAAGTTATGAACGGCATCTTAAAGGAACAGACCATGCGACTTGATGACGAAGGTCTTGCTACATTAATGTGCGAGATTGAAAACGTAGTCAATGAGAGACCCCTAACTACTGTTTCCACCCACCCGGAGGACATTAAGCCGTTGACGCCAAATATGCTGTTGACCATGAGGAGCTGTGCGTTGATGCCGCCAGGTGTATTTGACAGAAAGGATGTCTACGTCCGCAGGCGATGGCGCCAAGTCCAATATCTTGCAGACTTATTTTGGGCAAGATGGCGCAAGGAATATCTTCCACTACTGCAGAAGAGGCAAAAATGGTTCTCGCTTAAAAGAAACATCCAGAAAGGGGACGTCGTTTCTGTCGTTGACGAATCTCTGCCAAGGAACAGCTGGTTGTTGGGACGTGTGCTGGAGACCAAAGTTGACAGTAAGGGCCACGTCAGATCCTGTTGCATCAAAACACAACACTCAACACTGGAAAGACCAATCCATAAGCTATGTTTGTTGCTAGAATGTGAAGGGAAGAGTAACTACCCCTTTTCCCACCAGTTCTCTTAG